In the Bacteroidia bacterium genome, one interval contains:
- a CDS encoding phage tail tube protein: MTVFTGTGAMLQFGKETTFAEAASPTNLIDLTSESIKVEVEKGDEGSLLASKTPMRKDLLGISVEGSITFILKPETAGLLFHAVMGSSDNYTQIESTERHKHTFTLCEANENLPSLTIVIDRKAAIKKYPGCTISSLSLDCAAGDYVKGSIELKGTKEEVGTLNPTLKGFTIPSYRCTSATFLIADETFDISNASLKIDNSLEVVPKTYSSGLFSGKPLHGKRSVTISFEIPYSSKIEQLKDTYLLSETNASILLTFTSSNPDYSIEISLPNVSISNVDANVNGSGILTSNVEGEALSVLEQEPITVTITDKTSTPYGG, encoded by the coding sequence ATGACAGTTTTTACCGGGACAGGGGCAATGTTGCAATTTGGTAAAGAGACAACTTTTGCTGAAGCTGCAAGCCCTACTAATCTAATCGACTTAACCAGTGAAAGTATTAAAGTCGAAGTTGAAAAAGGAGACGAAGGATCTCTTTTGGCATCAAAAACCCCAATGAGAAAAGACCTGTTGGGAATAAGTGTGGAAGGCTCTATCACCTTTATATTAAAACCTGAAACTGCAGGATTATTGTTTCACGCAGTTATGGGTTCTTCAGATAATTATACCCAGATAGAGTCAACTGAAAGACATAAACACACTTTTACTTTGTGTGAAGCAAATGAGAATCTACCTTCTTTAACCATCGTCATCGATAGAAAAGCAGCTATAAAAAAATATCCGGGTTGTACTATAAGCAGTTTATCTTTGGATTGCGCTGCAGGTGATTATGTTAAAGGAAGTATTGAGTTAAAGGGAACTAAAGAAGAAGTAGGAACTTTAAACCCAACTTTAAAAGGTTTTACAATCCCTTCATACAGATGTACCTCTGCAACATTTTTAATCGCTGATGAGACTTTTGATATCTCAAATGCATCATTAAAAATTGACAACTCACTAGAGGTCGTACCAAAAACTTATTCTTCAGGGTTGTTTTCAGGTAAACCTCTACATGGCAAACGGAGTGTAACAATTAGCTTTGAGATCCCCTACTCCTCTAAGATAGAGCAGCTAAAAGACACTTACTTGCTAAGTGAAACCAATGCATCTATTTTGCTAACATTCACTTCATCAAATCCCGACTATTCAATTGAAATTAGTTTACCAAATGTATCTATCAGTAACGTAGATGCAAACGTTAATGGTAGTGGAATTCTCACTTCGAATGTAGAAGGAGAAGCATTATCAGTTTTAGAACAAGAACCCATAACAGTTACAATCACTGACAAAACTTCAACACCATACGGAGGCTAA